In a genomic window of Bradyrhizobium ontarionense:
- a CDS encoding adenylate/guanylate cyclase domain-containing protein, with protein MPALDTAAVAGQRLGDDVVDWLTNGTRDERFIDNIFAQMCIRLQNAGIPLKRASLHVQINHPQWLGARILWSNGMQGADIARVDYDVRERSEFIGSPGNEIYDGAEEIRENLVRDPKLGRQHAIYDEMRAQGLTDYVAWPMYHTLGKRHFVTFATDRHGGFDQAHIDALQRLLPVLALVSEIRIKNRLARTLLETYVGPHAAELVLAGATRRGSGTTVRAAIMICDLRDFTRISDNWPRDDVIDLLNGYFDAMAEPVTQHGGEILKFIGDGLLAIFPLSTPGACANLLHAVTDARKAMAALNARNGESGRAPLRYGIGVHVGDVMYGNIGSRSRLDFTVIGPAVNMASRLEALTKQLGRPVLLSREFAELVEGEFALEHVGRHSVRGFNDPIELIAYEG; from the coding sequence ATGCCCGCGCTCGACACCGCTGCCGTCGCCGGACAACGTCTCGGCGACGACGTCGTGGATTGGCTCACCAACGGCACCCGCGACGAGCGCTTCATCGACAACATCTTCGCGCAGATGTGCATCCGGCTGCAGAACGCCGGGATTCCGCTCAAGCGCGCTTCGCTGCACGTCCAGATCAACCATCCGCAATGGCTCGGCGCCCGCATCCTCTGGAGCAACGGCATGCAGGGCGCGGACATCGCACGCGTCGACTACGACGTCCGCGAGCGCTCCGAATTCATCGGCAGCCCCGGCAACGAGATCTATGACGGCGCCGAGGAGATCCGCGAAAATCTCGTGCGCGACCCCAAGCTCGGCCGTCAGCACGCGATCTATGACGAGATGCGGGCGCAGGGCCTGACCGACTACGTCGCCTGGCCGATGTATCACACGCTCGGCAAGCGGCATTTCGTGACGTTCGCGACCGACCGGCACGGCGGCTTCGACCAAGCCCATATCGACGCCCTGCAGCGGCTGCTGCCGGTGCTGGCGCTGGTCAGCGAGATCCGCATCAAGAACCGCCTGGCGCGGACCCTGCTGGAGACCTATGTCGGGCCGCATGCCGCCGAGTTGGTCCTGGCCGGCGCCACGCGGCGCGGCAGCGGCACGACGGTGCGAGCGGCCATCATGATCTGCGACCTCAGGGATTTCACCAGGATCTCCGACAACTGGCCGCGCGACGACGTCATCGACCTGCTCAACGGCTATTTCGACGCGATGGCGGAGCCGGTCACGCAGCATGGCGGCGAGATCCTGAAATTCATCGGCGACGGCCTGCTCGCGATCTTCCCGCTCAGCACCCCCGGGGCCTGCGCCAACCTGCTGCATGCGGTGACCGATGCCCGCAAGGCGATGGCGGCGCTGAACGCGCGCAACGGCGAGAGTGGGCGCGCGCCGCTTCGTTACGGCATCGGCGTCCATGTCGGCGACGTCATGTATGGCAATATCGGCTCGCGCAGCCGGCTCGACTTCACCGTCATCGGCCCGGCCGTCAACATGGCCTCGCGGCTGGAGGCGCTGACCAAGCAGCTCGGCCGGCCGGTGCTGCTGTCGCGCGAGTTCGCCGAGCTCGTCGAGGGCGAGTTCGCGCTCGAGCATGTCGGCAGGCATTCGGTGCGCGGGTTCAACGATCCGATCGAGCTGATCGCGTATGAGGGGTAG
- a CDS encoding DUF3303 domain-containing protein has product MLFMVIERFKDRDPIPVYRRVRDVGVKFPDGLKYLGSWIEPNFDRCFQLMECDDIRLLQQWILSNARDTGMTFEIVPVVTSAETREVVAPYLDEA; this is encoded by the coding sequence ATGCTGTTCATGGTGATCGAACGTTTCAAGGACCGCGATCCGATCCCGGTCTACCGCCGCGTGCGCGATGTGGGCGTCAAATTCCCGGACGGGCTGAAATATCTCGGCAGCTGGATCGAGCCCAATTTCGACCGCTGCTTCCAGCTGATGGAATGCGACGACATCAGGCTGCTGCAGCAATGGATCCTGTCCAACGCCCGCGACACCGGCATGACCTTCGAGATCGTGCCGGTTGTGACCAGCGCGGAGACCCGCGAAGTTGTGGCGCCGTATCTGGACGAGGCGTGA
- a CDS encoding amino acid ABC transporter substrate-binding protein, giving the protein MKRAYLTVYAALVASALSAPAVAEDLTGTLQKVKETGSITVGYRETSLPFSYIDDNQKPLGFALDICGKIVDEIKATLKLDKLEVKLTPVSSATRIPLMANGTIDLECASTTNNIERQRLVSFSPTYFLTANRFVAKTSSGLKTIDDLKGKTVASTSGTSNIKQLFEANTARQLGMNILTAKDNAEGFLMVENGRADAYVMDDILLAGLVASAKTPSDYAISTDQFSMPEPYGIMLRKDDPAFKAVVDRAATQLYTSPEIATLYAKWFMTPVPPKGVNFNFPITPALAKAFAHPNDSGDPKAY; this is encoded by the coding sequence ATGAAGAGAGCATATCTCACTGTGTACGCCGCCCTGGTTGCATCGGCGCTATCAGCGCCCGCCGTCGCCGAGGACCTGACCGGCACCTTGCAGAAGGTCAAGGAGACCGGGTCGATCACGGTCGGCTATCGCGAGACCTCGCTGCCGTTCTCCTACATCGACGACAACCAGAAGCCGCTCGGCTTCGCGCTCGACATCTGCGGCAAGATCGTCGACGAGATCAAGGCGACGCTCAAGCTCGACAAGCTCGAGGTCAAGCTCACGCCGGTGTCGTCGGCCACGCGTATCCCGCTGATGGCCAACGGCACCATCGACCTCGAATGCGCCTCGACGACCAACAACATCGAGCGCCAGCGGCTGGTGTCGTTCTCGCCGACCTATTTCCTCACCGCCAACCGCTTCGTCGCCAAGACGTCCAGCGGGCTCAAGACCATCGACGACCTCAAGGGCAAGACCGTCGCCTCGACGTCGGGCACCAGCAACATCAAGCAGCTGTTCGAGGCCAACACCGCGCGCCAGCTCGGCATGAACATCCTGACGGCGAAGGACAATGCCGAGGGCTTCCTGATGGTCGAGAACGGCCGCGCCGACGCCTATGTCATGGACGACATCCTGCTTGCGGGCCTCGTGGCGAGTGCGAAGACGCCGTCGGACTATGCGATTTCGACCGACCAGTTCTCGATGCCGGAGCCCTACGGCATCATGCTGCGCAAGGACGATCCCGCCTTCAAGGCCGTCGTCGACCGCGCCGCCACCCAGCTCTACACCAGCCCGGAGATTGCGACGCTCTATGCGAAGTGGTTCATGACCCCCGTGCCGCCGAAGGGCGTCAACTTCAACTTCCCGATCACGCCCGCTTTGGCCAAGGCCTTCGCGCATCCGAACGACAGCGGCGATCCGAAGGCCTATTGA
- a CDS encoding fatty acid desaturase, translated as MPRAEDDKGLATADARYWMGVLSNYRTPNRLRSVTELLITALPLIALWTAAWFAFWLGHAWASLLIAIPAGGFVVRLFMIQHDCGHGTFFPGRRANDWVGRIIGVLTLTPYDWWRRTHAIHHATSGNLDRRGIGDIDTLTVREYQARSTWGRLQYRLYRHPLVMFVLGPAYLFFLRHRLPFGLMRGGWQPWVSTMATNAGIAVIVAALMWLIGIQAFLVVHLPIMMLAAMAGVWLFYVQHQFERTVWEHDERWTLHQAALYGSSHYDLPAWLHWFTANIGIHHVHHLSSRIPYYRLPVVLRDHPELREFGRITLPESLRCVRLVLWDESQRRLVSFRDAGAGRRPR; from the coding sequence ATGCCGCGCGCCGAAGACGACAAGGGGCTGGCGACGGCCGATGCCCGGTATTGGATGGGGGTTCTCAGCAACTATCGCACGCCAAACCGCCTGCGCAGCGTGACTGAGCTGCTGATCACGGCCTTGCCGCTGATCGCCCTATGGACCGCGGCCTGGTTCGCGTTCTGGCTCGGCCATGCCTGGGCGTCGCTGCTCATCGCGATTCCCGCCGGCGGCTTTGTCGTGCGTTTGTTCATGATTCAGCACGATTGCGGCCACGGCACCTTCTTCCCCGGCCGCCGGGCGAACGACTGGGTCGGCCGCATCATCGGCGTGCTCACGCTGACGCCCTACGACTGGTGGCGCCGTACCCACGCGATCCATCATGCCACCAGCGGCAATCTCGACCGGCGCGGGATCGGCGATATCGACACGCTGACCGTGCGCGAATACCAGGCGCGTTCGACCTGGGGACGTCTGCAATACCGGCTGTACCGCCATCCTCTGGTCATGTTCGTGCTCGGACCGGCGTATCTGTTCTTCCTGAGGCACCGTCTCCCGTTTGGTCTGATGCGCGGCGGTTGGCAGCCCTGGGTCAGCACGATGGCCACCAATGCCGGCATTGCCGTGATCGTCGCCGCGCTGATGTGGCTGATCGGCATCCAGGCGTTCCTGGTCGTGCATCTCCCCATCATGATGCTTGCCGCCATGGCCGGCGTCTGGCTGTTCTATGTGCAGCATCAGTTCGAGCGGACCGTCTGGGAGCACGACGAGCGCTGGACGCTGCATCAGGCGGCTCTCTACGGCAGCTCGCATTACGACCTGCCGGCATGGCTGCACTGGTTCACGGCCAATATCGGCATCCACCACGTCCACCATCTCTCGAGCCGTATTCCCTATTATCGGCTGCCGGTCGTGCTGCGCGACCACCCTGAGCTGCGCGAGTTCGGCCGCATCACGCTGCCCGAGAGCCTGCGTTGCGTCCGGCTCGTGCTGTGGGACGAGTCACAGCGCCGTCTGGTGTCGTTCCGCGACGCCGGGGCGGGCAGGCGTCCGCGCTAG